The following nucleotide sequence is from Coffea eugenioides isolate CCC68of chromosome 3, Ceug_1.0, whole genome shotgun sequence.
TAGGGATTACAAGTGTAAGGAATCTATTACAAAGCTATTACAAGAATAATTTCAAGAACTTGACTAAACTAATTTTGGAGAATTCAAGAAAGTTTCCAAGGCATGCGATCACTCTCCTTAAGGTGTTATTTGCTCCCACTATCTTGCTAACCGAGTTGAGATGGCAAATTACCTCTAAGATATAATGGAAACGAAAACTAGCCTATAACAAGTTTAAACTTAATTTCACAAGAAAGGGATGCAAGAAGTTGGTTTTGCAAATCTAAGATACTTTAAGCTCAAGTTGTCACAAGAGAGGTTTAGACTACCTCTATTTATAGGCAATCTAAGAGTAAAAATACATGAACTTCACTTAATATCCATTTATGAGTATAGTACACCAAATACATGAACTAATGAACTTGAGAAGATACAACAatatttatgcattttcttCTACAAATCAAAGATAAAAAAAGGAGCAGTCGATTTGACGATTGAAATTTGGGTTTTGTTTATGCATATAAAGTGTTTGAAAAATGCCAAAGGGAAAAATTGAATTAAGTTGGGTTGTTTCTTGTTCATTTAAGACCATAATTGCACTCTAGGATCCATAAGGGTTGTTTTGGtgtaaattttgtgaattttggtgaagatttgggtgaattagaaaaataaaaatccgACTGTAAATTACTTATTTTGGTACTTTTCGTGCATTTTCGTGAAAAATCAAGTCCTAAACGGATTCTATGCAAAAAATCGAGTAGAGAGAtgcattttgatgaatttttctGACAAAAAATATTGCCAGCGACCAGCTGCTGAGGCGGCATCAGCCATGATCGTTGGCCGCTGAAGCTTTCACTCCAccggagaagaagaaaagagaagggaagaagaagaagaagaagaagaagaaaaaagcaagagaaaaaaagagaaaaaaaaggaaagaaaaaacatTGGGCTGGTTTCATTTTTTCTGGTGGACTTGTgccactacaagaaatttggccttTTGTGACAACATTCTCTGTGACAACATAGAAACTTGTCACAATTGAAGACTTTAGTGACGACACTAAAAGTCGTCATGCTTGATCGTGGGTTCACCCGTCAACAGTGACAACAAGGGATAAGTCGTCACAGTATGGATGGCGCGCAACTATGCAGTCTGGCAGGAGATCAACATTGTGATGACTGGAAAAGACGTTGTCACTGTAGGACCAAtttcagtgacaactttttaaTATCGTCACAGTATGGTGATACGTTCTAAATTAGTGACAACAAGTAGTCGTCACTGTACAAAGCGTTTATTCTCATCCCActttcactaattctactatgtcaccctaatattttcaatatggcccatatgttgtaaataaattttattaattctattatggcaccctaactTTTGCTTTTTGACCCCATATACCAccttaattttttcaatatggCCCATGTgttataaataaattttattaattctactatgacaccctaaattttacattttagccccataTACCACATTAATTTTTTGATATGGCCCAtgtgttgtaaataaatttaattaattatgttATTTCActgaacttttatattttaggCCCATATTTGGTAAACTAATCTCATTAACTCTACCATGACACTAGTGTCTTTTGCAATTTAGCCTCGTATGCGATAAAGAAAGGTTGtattaattctattatggcaccctatgCTTTTACACATTAGGTTATATTCATCATTAGCAAAATGAGGAAGGTATTGTAAAAAAAgatgtttacctattttttaattattccaAACTTAACTAATAGCTagttataaatttaaaaaatattatgaattcATTATTTAGTTCTCTTGACAATATATAGGAAATTACTGATTAACATAGTGTGAAAATAATAAGCGGagagaataataaaatttaatatgaaattaagtaaaaattttGACAATTGCATGACTGGAGTTTGTTATGTATTACAATTTACAATAATCAAATTGGATCTATGGTTAATGAATCAGTACTTGTATCAAATAGATTTAGTGTTTCATATATGTATTAGTAAAccattttggttatttgatcaaCTAAACAGATTGTTTGGTCTTGTCAGACCACACTTCGTGCATAATTGATAACATTATTAAATTGataacaaaaatatttgcctTTAAAGATCTTTTTTtgaatcataaacatatttgTAATAAGCCTTTTAGTTTTTGAACATTATTTTTGGTAGAGGTCCTAATGTCGAGATGCTTTGATTCAAGTTTTCGACCTTTGCTGAGCTGCTCggtaaaaataaattttcaaaatttagtaAAAAACCTatgttaataaaaaaaagaaaaaaattcaataaacattattttgaacattaataaaatttttaagaaaatcctatttaataaaatttttagtttttgaaCATTATTTTGTCATAGAGATCCAAAAAAAATCCTATGTTagtaaaaaaaatccaaaaatattaaaatttcataTTCTAAAGTTTTAATATTACAAATAAAGTTTTAATACAACTTGTGAGTTAAAAAAgttcaaaataataaacaatCTTAATTACACAtagatgggaaaaaaaaaagagatattAGAGAAGGCGTTATTTTTATAAAGAAAGGTTCAAATAGTTTGtacaaaaaagaatgaaagcgTTACTTTTTGTGCTAAGTTAAAATGGAAGCGGGAAGCTGAAAATTCAAGGTGTAGAGGCGGGGTGAACAAAATGAGATagaaacgacgtcgttttggcAAGAGTTAAACTAAAACACTCACAACACTTATCATTTCTTCTTTCTCGTTGAAAATTTTCGTACCGCATTTTCTCTCTCTCGTTGAAAGTTTCGGACATTAtcatcttctccatttcttcttatGCTTTACTGTCATCTTGCTGAAATTATCCACAAAATCACTTTAAATCACCTTTTTCATCCCTAATTTGAGCTACCCAAAGGATTTGGGCAACTTTAGTGACCTCGCAAATAGCAAAAATCCCTAGATTGGTGCTGCACTTGCTTGCTGGCAAGAACACAGAAAATTGGCCGTGAATTTTGGGGGAAAGCCAGAGTTCGAAGACTGAATCTTAAGGACAACAAGAGCTAAGGGAGTGAAGGCATAATTTGAGGTATGTAATCTCAATATTTTCCATCTAATTTCgatatttttttgtcaaatgtAGGTCGGATAGACTGAATCTTGAGTTTATGGGTCAAATTTTCCACTTAAATCTTGAGTATTGGTTCAACTTCGCCGACTCaggttttccttctttttttggtCATAACTTTTTCGTTCAAATTAATTCAGTTGCTGTTCTTCGCTTCCAATTAATCGTTAACTatgttctttctttctttctttttatttttcttttctttctttcttatagATTTATTTACTTAGCATTCTACTTTTCCTTTTGTGCAGACGGCGATAGCCGCTTGACTGGCAATGATGCTATGAAAATTTTCGCCATGTCCAATTTGTCTAGGCCTGAACTCAAGCAGGTATATTCTGTTATGTGTCTGGATGGGGAATTATTGTACGCACATAGTAGGTAGGTGATGTGGATGAATAATTTAATATCGATTATGGAAAGgaccttctctctctctctcggagGAAAAATGTTAAATGTGCGATTGGTCTACTGCTTAAGAAATATTATTAGTATAGTCGATTTGgagttttttttaattgttttggtTATTGGTTTAGTAAGTGAGTCGAAGTGCTAGATTTATGAAATCTGATGTACCTGTATCTGCGTTTTAATTTTATGCACTCCAAAGTGGAAATTGTCAATGTCAAAGGCAGTTTTGATATATTCATCTACCAGCGGAAAACTCTAATTGCCGTTAGGAGATGAAATTGAATTACTAAGACATTGAAGGATTTTACCTTCGAAATTTTTGTTATCTCTCTTTTGCTGTTTACCTTTATTGCATTGATCATCGTCCTTACCAGGGTTTTAGAGCCATAGCGAGccatatttcttttcaattgctGGACTTATGGATTATCCGTTCTCTAGTTTGTTTGACCATTGTGATTGCTACCACAGTTGGTAATTTGCTCTTGAAACATGTTTGTTAGCGTATTTGAAGTGGCAGAGGAGTTTGAATTGAACTCCAGATATGTTGAATCCACAATTTCTTATGGTAAGTGACCTATTATTTTATGTCTTTATTTTTACCCTTGGCATCAATCTCCAGCTTTTTAGTTGTTTCTATGATTTTGGTTTGGGCTGTATTATCGGTTTTTATGTCTGGTTGTAGTATTGTCCAAATCTGTTTTGATTTATATTGAATTAGTAATGTCTTTAAGATAAATATGCCTCTTTAACGCTGTTATTCTACTCATCCTTGTACTAATGTCTTTGTAATTTCAAATATAAGTTGTCTTGGGAACATTGTTGGCTGCTTTGGTCCCTGTTCTGGGCTTTAATCCGGTCATGGCATCCGAgcattttgcttcatttttgGTTAGTTCCAACTGGCTGGTTTTTCTGCCATTCTTGCTTTCTCATTCGCTATTACTGTAGTCAGGGATTCgcttttactttttttatgcTTCTCAATCTTTTTAAATTTATGCCTTATGTTGCTCTTAATCTCTAATTTTACTTTTCCATTCTTGGGCATGTACAGGTGTTTATTATTATTCATGTTGTAGCTCTTGTTTACTATATTAAAGGGATTCTGTCACTAAGAATGTTAAAAGTGGCTGTTACGCTTGTGTTTTCAGTTGGCCTATAAGTGCCTTTACTTGTAGTTTGTAAAGAAATTTGCTTGCTGTTATATTGTGTAAGTAGTAGCTAAGAGtttcataaaattttttggTTGACTTAATTACTTGTCATTCAAATTTCAGGGTAATTTGCTGTGCCATGGTGACTGTACTTATAGCATTAGTAGCCTCCAGCCCAACTAAGGGTTGGAGTGGGCGTAGTCTAAGTCTGCTTGATCCGTGAGTCTCTTCTGTCTGTCGAATTCTAGTTGCGAGTTCATGATTTGCTTGGAATCTATCTAAGTAGTTTCAAGGCAAAAGAAGTAACCAAACTTGAAATTTGATGCTTTAACTTTATACATATAGTTCTCTCTAGTGGAGTGGCTACTCATATCCAATCTATCTTGTTTGCAATTGCAGGCATGCTTTTTGCCACTTTCTGATGCAAGCTCCTTTAGCATCCTTTACATAGTTACATTAGTATATTTTTCAGGTGTCATGGTGAGATTAATTTGAAATATGTAAGCTTAATACTATTCTCTCTTGGCTTCCACTATGTTGAGCAACGTTCTCTTTTGTTGTTACAGGTGCCACTAATGCTTGTACTTGGTCCAGCAGTATGCAAAATGCCTGGAATTTCTCTTTCAGGAGCTTTTGATGTTCTTACTCATTCGCTCATATTTCAGTTGCCTAGTACATCAGAAATTTTTACATCTGATTAGAGAAGGTCTTTGGTTTTACTTGTTGAAGCATCTGTCATTGCTATATTTTTACTAGTTTTGTTGGTTGCGTTCTATGTGGTATGTATGCTTAATTTGGTCTAGTAAAAGAGGaattcttttatctttttgtttgTTACTAGTTTGCTGCTCATGACTGAGAAAAACCCAATTGTAGCTGTTATGACTGTGGTAGCATTTTTTCCCATAATAAAAAGGTCTTGTCAATGTAATATTTAGACCTTTCTTTTAGTCGTGCCATTCTGAATTACAcattttttgcaaatttaactCCAAATACTATAATATAACCTGTGAGTGCTTTCTGAAAAGTTCGCAAAAAGATTGAGATGAAAGCAACACTTAAAAGTTTGGTTGTACTTTTTGGTCCTTATGCTGGATTTCCATGTTGTTCTTTGGCTTCCTGGTTGAGCTCTTCACTATTTACAGATGATTTTTCATGTAGGTTCATTGTGTCTGGGCAGCAGCAGAAGCATGTTCAATACCCTTCATAGTGCTAACAAGTCAATCTCATGATGGCCTTCGCATTTTTTATGACTTCAAAGAGGCCTATGCATGGTTGAGCCATAACACAGATGTAGATCATAAAGTGAGTTGTCATTCTTTCCACAATATAAATCTTTGcaaattttagtaatttttgttGCACCTAGTGTATAGAATCCACACAAACCAAAGCCATGAATAGAAATTCAAATGGAAATATGAACCAGTGCCACAAGGCAAGCTGGATGAAGTTAGCTATTGGAAGAAAGAGAAGACCTTCTGTACATAAGGCTGAAATCTGCAATTGGCAATGCTGTTATATTGCATCTCTGTTTTCCTCTTGAAGTATAAGCCTTTGAATAAGGAAGGGTTTTGATGTATGCTTGGTGAATTGAAACTAGTATCTTAGTGAGACCTTAAGCACTTGAGGATGATTTATTGGAAAAACAATTGGTCAAGTTAAATGGAGTTCCTGGAAATAGTTGATAGTATTGGATTCTTTTCTACAAAACAGAGTGTTAGCTTGTATTGAGTGCACTAACAAAGCACATGCGCATTCTTATTATTCAGGTTATTATTGAGTGCACTAACATAGcttgactgatttttttttttacttaagtTCACAGTAGTTGGATATGCTGAAACTCTAAAGAAAAGTTTATTTTCAATGCAGTCTAACTTCATATTTTGATCATGAGAAGACTGATGCTCGTGCTGCAAGAGATGCTCAAAATCTGACCACAGCTGTGTAGTCTATGCTTTAGTGGCAAAATCTAGTATTCTATCTTTTGGGAAGGATATGTATTGGCCATTAGAACTTACAACTGATTATGTGGGATTACTATATTCCCAACATTTGTGGTTCACTTCTGTTTTGACTAATTTGGAGATGTGTTATGGCCAAATATATGAATTTGTGGCATATATTCTATGTTGGTTTTGCCTTTTGTCATATTGAATGTTTTGTTATATTTGTTGAAAATGGCATGGCAATACTATATTTGTATCGGTTAATTTCAACTCCTTTAGAAAAAATTCAGTGACAACCTCCCCAAAAGATGTCACTCTTagccaaatttaatttttttggctaTAACTATCAGAACGAGAGCCATGGCAATGTTATATTTGGAATGAACAATTGCAGCTGTTGGAGACAAATTTGTAAGTGACGACCATTCTTGTCACAGAATACTAGGAGTGAGAGTGACAAGTTCAAGTCGTCACTGTGCAGGTCcacatttgtgacgacttttgctatcttttatgacaaaaaaatttttgcaaCAGTGACAAGAAATGTCGTCACAGAAAACTATTCATTAGTGACGACTTATTCTTCGTCATTAAATATTaatatttagtgacgactttatATAGGTTGTCACAGGTACCTATTTGTGACATAGAATTAGTGACAACGATGTGACAATGGGAAAAGTCGTCACTATATTCATATAATGACGACTTTTGGATTTTTAGTGATGACTTTGTATTGTCACAAaaggccaaatttcttgtagtgtgcTTATTTTTCGTTTGGCTTGTGACTGGGCTTTCGTTctttaaattaaatattttcacTCTATTGAATTTTTACCAGTTTCtttggactttttttttattgaattagCCTACATTTTTCCTTTTGGGCTAGAGTAGTTCGGCCTAATATATTAAAAGTGTTGGCCCAATTTTGCTTCTAGACATTTTGCCTAAATCAGAAGTCaaattttacaatttagcccttAATCTTTTAAATAATTTTGCTATAACCCtaaatttttgaatttctttcaCTTAAGTCCTTAGTTTAATTATATTTTGGTCTCTAAACTTTATTTTACTTAAATTTGACCCCTAATCTtcttaaaaattataatttgaccccaaaaactttctaatttttataatttagtcCCTACTTTTTATTATTTCTCAATTGCAATTGTCTCTCTTCTTTAATTGCAAATTGTGCTTTATTTAAATGtatttaatttataaattttggttGCTTTATTTACATTTTTCAGAATAATAATGGAAATTTAGTATATGcttacatttttttaattatcaattaaattggtgcattgaCCCGTTTGTTAATTTTAAAAAAGTGACAACTTTCCATCTTTCTCATTTAGCCACTATTTCAAGGGAAGTATTCTCTGTTATTCTTTAAACTCTTTTTATATGCTCCTATGTGTTTTTAtgtatgattgcatgttttatgtattttttcttttatttactcattttattcattttaatctttcatttattttatttaattttgatgtttgtttggaaggcatttaaatactaaattgtaatagataggttgtgtCTTCTTGCCCAAGAAATGTATTTAGTTAgacaaatgtaatagataggttggaTAAATTTATTATCGTATATTCCTCTTTTAAAATATAGTTAGGGCTcccaatgtaatagttagatctTATTACTTGTATGTTTGTGTGTTTACGtgcttacatgtttatttgtttttttcttgaattttgcaTGTAGATATTATGCCTTTGTACTATGTAATCTATGTGCTctatgtgtttatttatttaattatgcTCTatatactttatttatttataataaatatatgaTGTTACCACATTAGTCCAATGTTAGTTGTGACTTTTCTtcccgatttctcactagtccaacgctagtgagaacttgtagaaatgggctagtccaacgctagacacTTTAGACCATCGACACGCTAAATTCGTGTTTTGTGTgacatttattgcatttcatgcattttttcttttaagttaTTTTCATGATATGTCCTCTTATTCCTTTATCCCTATGTGCGcaaatcatatcatttagatattagaaaaaaaaagctaaTCCATTTGCTTGTTTAGATTAGAAGAGTCACCCTTCGAATATGAAAAATGGGCGAGTATGACTTTTTTAACCTTAGCATACTATTACCCCTctataagaaggaaaattgcGTCATGAATCTTAGTCTCCGATACTCGTTATATTGCATTCCCCTCTTCTAGATCATGTATGTatcataattttcttttgattctcatcttttgcatattcgtgagcTTTTCGAGGGATCATTTTTGGGTTTCATAATTAATGTGGTTTGCACCAATTAAGTCTTGAAGAGACATTTCGTCCCTTTCGATCCCCCTAAATTtagttttgcattcatataagaaacatccaaatgtgatgaGTTAAAGGttagattagaaaaatttttgactaatcTTGCAACTAGTCTtcgttaggttgaaagggtgccttaggtttgaacCTATCAAACTGTTGCCTTCCTTTTCTTTAACCATGATTCCTGAActcattttttctcattttcaaaGATCTGGAGTGGTTTAAAaggattttatttattttttatttaaaatatattttggatgaTTTAGTACACCTAAATTCGTTACCAAGTGGCAActctatttttctaaaaattctttttaattattattttaggATCAAACCGTGGCATATTCTAAGCCCCATTTTAggccttttttctttattttttaaaataaagtcAAATACTCATTTTTAACactttttgttttatttcaaaaaatggggcacgacaaaaatgaagaaacttgTTGGAGAAGAAAGTTATACCGAATCCCTCCAAGAATTCCTGGTTGGATTCCTAGAGGGATTCGAGATAGAAAGTGGTGAAGTTGGACAACAAAAAGATTGCGAAATAGGGGAGCAATCCCTTTAAGAATCCCTAGCCGGATTCATTTTGTCCCAAATTCTTGGAGGGATTCCGATTAGAAATTTCAGCCACAACTTGTGCATCTTGATTTCAACTCCATTATTTTCACACCTTTTGAGAGGCACTTTACAGATGATTTGTAGCTATAAAGTTGAGATTCTAGTAACAATTCTTGACCTTATTTTTCTATAAATATGTGTGTTAGTTTGAAAGCCAAAAATGTGGGCTTATTGGAGCCATTTTCACATTGAAGATACAAGCGAAGGGATTGaatattctctataaatagagttTGTATATTTCattttaagaagaaaaaaacttGAGGGGAGGTGAAAGAAAGACCACTAAAAATATAGTTCTCAACTAATTTCTTAGTTCTTTAGTTTAGGGTACTGTAAGATAGTTTAGATTAGTTAGATTTATCCTCTCTTGTATATAGCTAAacttggatgaagattgagaaGTAAAGATGAAGCATTTGAACTCATATGACAAGAGTGATATCTCTCTACCACTTTCTATATTGTATTGAATTTTATGTTTAGTTATAGTACAAGTATGGATTGTGTTAtatgtttctaaagtttatacttAGAGTTATGAATGAACTTTCTTTATCTTATTAGTGATCTTTACTTGGTTATATGATGCTACTATTTTGAGCAACATagtacttttatttttataatcatgattaattggccattaattatgataatcttaaaaTGATAAGTTTGCAAAGAGAATtgggatttaacactagtttaaGGAAATGCTAAACCTAGGAAGCAtgctcacgaaagtagaggtgcacttttGTGACTTTATtgatttatttcatgtaattttagATGAACTAATGAACTTATAGTTAGTTTCATAACCACCAGAGTAGGTACGGATAAGTTATAGGTACAAATAATTCACTATAAGAATAGGTTTAAGATAAATTAGAAAATTACACTATATTTAGCCAAAATAATAACATTCAATTAACCGGTAGATTCACTTGCAAGAGTAGTTAGGAATTTCATGActctaggagttttctattgttatttttactatttttgTTACATGTTATGctgtagatttaatttcttcctattttgatagtctaaataatagaggaaGTTTAGTAGTACCGGGAGTTATCCATTCtttcctgtggattcgaccatTAATACGTTGTACTCAATCACAAATTGTATACTTGCAAAAAATTGTGTGTGGAATATTTAGAAATTtgtaaatgtaaaatttgactgTGAATTGGGCTTAATTTTGTATGCATATACCATGCTCGTCAATTATAGTAAGCTATTCTTGGGCCATTGGTTAATTTGAACCTTTTTTGGTTCTTATAGTTGTAACCTTATAATAGGTTATCACTGCAATGTTAACGAATTCAATGATATGCGTGGTCTTTTAATCTGTTAATTTTGCTAATAATGTTATCAACTGGATTTAAGTAGGACGCATTCAAGAGACTAAAGTACAAAGTGTtcaaaattagagttttagggTGCAAAATCAGAATGATGCAtaattttggaggtgc
It contains:
- the LOC113767119 gene encoding dolichyl-diphosphooligosaccharide--protein glycosyltransferase subunit STT3A-like isoform X2, which gives rise to MGQIFHLNLEYWFNFADSDGDSRLTGNDAMKIFAMSNLSRPELKQACFLPLSDASSFSILYIVTLVYFSGVMVPLMLVLGPAVCKMPGISLSGAFDVLTHSLIFQLPSTSEIFTSD
- the LOC113767119 gene encoding uncharacterized protein LOC113767119 isoform X1, translated to MGQIFHLNLEYWFNFADSDGDSRLTGNDAMKIFAMSNLSRPELKQLSWEHCWLLWSLFWALIRSWHPSILLHFWLVPTGWFFCHSCFLIRYYCSQGFAFTFFMLLNLFKFMPYVALNL